A genome region from Verrucomicrobiaceae bacterium includes the following:
- a CDS encoding ABC transporter substrate-binding protein, with product MRMESYYASRIRRIIAVAILVLLVALASWLPRREHARPLVVALGMWPGSEALVLARESAMLRQDRFKWVELTWPSAAYRMLSNGAADVAVLPLADAESLSRAGKKVRVVYLLDESHGADGLVARQGIATIHGLKGQRVGVDARGSGRRLLLGALEHAGMSMADVEPVTLLQPEMTEALNRGDVSAVAISEPWMSPLRQSGAQILADSTPPSRPVIRAVVVSESALVGWREQVLELLRVLEPAGKILRDGDASASGLKWVLARQGLSQAQFSQMLQRVIPLSVNQNKEMLRKGAIPGWDAAEVAKWVDASLIEEVEP from the coding sequence ATGCGCATGGAATCGTATTATGCATCGAGAATCCGCCGAATCATCGCGGTAGCGATCCTAGTGCTTCTGGTGGCGCTGGCTAGTTGGCTCCCGCGTCGGGAGCATGCGCGGCCGCTGGTGGTGGCGCTGGGTATGTGGCCTGGGTCTGAGGCGCTGGTGTTGGCACGGGAGTCTGCTATGTTGCGCCAGGATAGGTTTAAGTGGGTCGAGCTGACGTGGCCTTCGGCTGCGTATCGTATGTTGAGCAATGGTGCTGCGGATGTGGCGGTTTTACCCTTGGCGGATGCGGAGTCACTTTCGCGTGCAGGAAAGAAGGTGCGGGTGGTGTATCTACTGGATGAGTCACATGGGGCCGATGGTCTAGTGGCACGGCAGGGCATCGCTACGATTCACGGACTCAAAGGGCAACGTGTGGGTGTCGATGCGCGTGGTAGTGGGCGTAGGCTGCTGCTGGGGGCACTGGAGCATGCGGGGATGAGCATGGCGGATGTCGAACCCGTGACCCTCCTGCAACCAGAGATGACAGAGGCCCTGAACAGGGGCGATGTGAGCGCGGTGGCTATTTCTGAGCCGTGGATGTCACCCCTTCGCCAGTCAGGAGCTCAGATCTTAGCAGACTCGACACCTCCTAGTCGGCCTGTCATCCGTGCGGTAGTGGTGAGTGAGTCTGCGCTGGTGGGGTGGAGGGAGCAGGTTCTGGAGCTTCTGCGGGTGTTAGAGCCCGCAGGTAAGATTTTGAGAGATGGAGATGCTTCTGCGAGTGGCCTGAAGTGGGTACTGGCAAGGCAGGGGCTGAGTCAGGCGCAATTTTCCCAGATGCTGCAGAGAGTGATCCCGCTGAGTGTGAATCAGAATAAGGAAATGCTCAGAAAAGGGGCGATTCCTGGCTGGGACGCTGCCGAGGTGGCAAAATGGGTGGATGCATCTCTTATCGAGGAGGTGGAGCCGTGA
- a CDS encoding response regulator transcription factor: MKNPLPTKITKVAVVEDHTFMREGLRVLLSSMEGFSIAWLAGTAAEAAKMLRENEPDVLLVDITLPDRNGLEIIKDVRALYPNVKILVLTMHEERLYVTRALRSGARGYLTKDATHAQYEEAIRRVAAGHLSVSESVSEEIMMNYALGDTGAKAKSGIEALSDRELEVFILLGEGKSTHEVAEALRISPKTVDVHKMNMRSKLGVEDGAAITRLAIQWTESRRHGGK, translated from the coding sequence ATGAAGAATCCTCTCCCAACCAAAATAACTAAAGTCGCTGTCGTCGAAGACCATACCTTCATGCGTGAAGGTCTCCGCGTGCTTCTGAGCAGTATGGAGGGTTTTTCCATCGCGTGGTTGGCCGGCACTGCGGCAGAGGCGGCTAAGATGCTGCGGGAAAACGAACCCGATGTGCTGCTCGTGGACATCACCCTCCCAGATCGCAACGGTCTGGAAATCATCAAAGATGTGCGTGCACTCTACCCGAACGTCAAAATCCTCGTGCTGACGATGCATGAAGAGCGTCTCTACGTCACTCGCGCCCTCCGATCTGGTGCCCGTGGGTATCTGACAAAGGATGCGACTCACGCACAGTACGAGGAGGCTATACGCCGCGTCGCCGCAGGCCATCTCAGTGTCAGTGAATCTGTATCTGAGGAGATCATGATGAATTATGCCCTCGGTGACACGGGAGCTAAGGCGAAGTCAGGCATCGAAGCTCTCAGTGACCGGGAGCTGGAGGTCTTCATCCTCCTTGGTGAAGGAAAAAGCACGCATGAGGTGGCCGAAGCACTGCGCATCAGCCCAAAGACGGTCGATGTCCATAAAATGAATATGCGTAGCAAGCTAGGCGTGGAAGATGGTGCGGCCATCACACGCCTCGCCATCCAGTGGACTGAATCACGACGCCACGGTGGAAAATAA
- a CDS encoding DUF485 domain-containing protein, which produces MSEKSPDWAQLEAKPAFQALLSRKAKFIITATVFFVTYYFALPILVGYFPEFMKKEVLGRLNWAYLFALSQFFMAWALAWIYTRKAAQWDKEAAAIIHGH; this is translated from the coding sequence ATGTCCGAAAAATCACCCGACTGGGCCCAGCTCGAGGCCAAACCCGCCTTTCAGGCCCTCCTCAGCCGCAAGGCAAAGTTCATCATCACCGCGACGGTCTTTTTCGTCACCTACTACTTCGCGCTGCCCATCCTCGTCGGCTACTTCCCAGAATTCATGAAGAAGGAAGTGCTCGGCCGTTTGAATTGGGCTTACCTCTTCGCCCTATCGCAGTTCTTCATGGCATGGGCCTTAGCCTGGATCTACACCCGCAAAGCCGCCCAATGGGACAAAGAAGCCGCCGCCATCATCCACGGCCATTGA
- the actP gene encoding cation/acetate symporter ActP: MTIAVWMFLAFVVATLGITIWAAKKNTSAGAYFAAGRSITGWQNGLAVAGDYMSAASFLGISGMIALFGYDGFMYSVGWLVAYLTVLIVVAEPLRNAGKYTMADLLAYRLTPRPVRAMASLSTITVSTFYMVAQMIGAGTLVKLLLKDLPWISTEAAIIGVGVLMVVYVVFGGMLATTWVQIIKAILLMTGTIFLSVLVMKNFNYSFSTFFEAIANLTYIDKTGAEVTKNFLEPGMKFGADVTKGWGPLDLISLGLALVFGTAGLPHILVRFYTVPDAKTARVSVVWAMVIIGTFYILTTFLGFGAATILKPDHIVTDNMAAPQLAEALGGPLFFAFISAVAFATILAVVAGLTISASASFAHDFYSNVLHHGKENRPGQEVKVARITAFVVGAISIFLAIQLQNVNVAFLVGLAFAVAASANLPVIVLSIYWKKFSTTGAVAGLAVGLLSSIILIILSPSIMGIDGPEVVAAKRHLIQANALFPLTNPGILSIPLGFLAAVIGSLMKREPEAEAKFTELKVRAHTGLGAEKATAH; encoded by the coding sequence ATGACTATTGCTGTTTGGATGTTTCTCGCCTTCGTCGTCGCGACGCTCGGCATCACGATTTGGGCCGCTAAAAAGAATACCAGCGCTGGCGCCTACTTCGCCGCAGGGCGTAGCATCACTGGCTGGCAAAACGGACTCGCCGTCGCGGGTGATTACATGAGTGCCGCTTCATTTCTGGGCATATCGGGCATGATCGCACTCTTCGGCTACGACGGCTTCATGTACTCCGTCGGCTGGCTCGTCGCCTACCTCACCGTCCTCATCGTGGTGGCAGAGCCTCTTCGGAATGCGGGTAAATACACCATGGCAGACCTGCTAGCCTACCGCCTCACTCCACGTCCCGTGCGGGCCATGGCATCCCTCAGCACCATCACCGTTTCCACCTTCTACATGGTCGCACAGATGATCGGCGCAGGCACCCTTGTGAAGCTGCTGCTCAAAGACCTGCCCTGGATCAGCACCGAGGCCGCCATCATCGGCGTAGGCGTGCTCATGGTCGTGTACGTCGTCTTTGGCGGCATGCTCGCCACGACCTGGGTGCAGATCATCAAGGCCATCCTGCTCATGACCGGCACCATCTTTCTCAGCGTGCTGGTGATGAAAAATTTCAACTACAGCTTCAGCACCTTCTTCGAAGCCATCGCGAATCTCACCTACATCGACAAAACCGGCGCAGAAGTCACCAAGAACTTCCTGGAGCCTGGCATGAAATTCGGCGCAGATGTCACCAAAGGCTGGGGGCCGCTTGATTTGATCTCCCTGGGCCTCGCGCTCGTCTTTGGCACCGCAGGGCTGCCGCACATCCTCGTACGCTTCTACACCGTCCCTGATGCCAAAACCGCCCGTGTCTCCGTCGTGTGGGCGATGGTCATCATCGGCACCTTTTACATCCTCACCACCTTCCTCGGCTTTGGCGCTGCTACGATCCTCAAGCCAGATCACATCGTCACCGACAACATGGCCGCCCCACAGCTCGCAGAGGCACTCGGTGGGCCGCTTTTCTTCGCTTTCATCAGCGCCGTGGCCTTTGCCACCATCCTCGCCGTCGTGGCCGGACTCACCATCAGCGCCAGCGCCAGCTTCGCACATGACTTTTACTCCAACGTCCTCCACCACGGCAAAGAAAACCGCCCTGGGCAGGAAGTGAAAGTCGCACGCATCACCGCCTTCGTCGTCGGTGCCATCTCCATCTTCCTGGCCATCCAGCTCCAGAACGTCAATGTCGCCTTCCTCGTCGGCCTCGCCTTCGCCGTGGCCGCGAGCGCGAATCTGCCCGTCATCGTCCTCAGCATCTACTGGAAGAAATTCAGCACCACGGGTGCCGTCGCTGGCCTAGCCGTCGGCCTCCTCAGCAGCATCATCCTCATCATCCTCAGCCCCAGCATCATGGGCATCGACGGCCCAGAAGTCGTCGCCGCAAAGCGCCACCTCATCCAGGCAAACGCCCTCTTCCCGCTCACCAATCCAGGCATCCTCAGCATCCCACTTGGCTTCCTCGCTGCCGTCATCGGCTCCCTCATGAAGCGCGAGCCAGAGGCCGAAGCCAAATTCACGGAGCTCAAAGTCCGCGCCCACACCGGCCTCGGAGCGGAAAAAGCCACGGCACACTGA